Below is a genomic region from Rhododendron vialii isolate Sample 1 chromosome 5a, ASM3025357v1.
ACCGTTGATGGGGTAGTAGTTTCTAAAGAGGAAAAGGAATGGAATGCTAATGATATTAGTGGTATTGAACTAAATGCTAAAGCTGTGAATCTGTTATATTATGCTTTAGATCCTAATGAGTTAAGTAGAGTCTctgcatgtgaatcggctaatgAAATTTGGGATAACCTAGAAGTTACGCATGAGGGTACTAGTCAGGTTAAAGAATCTAAAATAGACATGCTTGTTCATAAGTATGAATTGTTTTAAATGATGCTTGATGAATCCATCTCGAACATGTTTACACGCTATACTGATATTATTAAAGCTTGAAATCTCTTGAAAAGTCTTACTCTAATGTTGATCTTATGAGAAAGATTCTCAGGTCATTATCAAAGCAATGGGAGCCAAAAGTGACAACAATCATTGAGGCCAAACGAGACCTCACAAATTACACTCTAGATGAGCTTTTGGGTTCTCTTATGACTCATGCAACCATGATGAACTTGGAAGATAATGGAAGCCGTAAGAAAAAGGACcttacttttaaaatttctacTTCAAGTACATCAAGTGAAAGTGACGATGACTCCGAATCAAGCGGTGATGAAGATCTAGCGGTATCATTAGAAAGTTAAAAAAGttcatgaaaagaaaaatgcgAAGGGCAAAAAGAACTTTCAAAAGGGATGGTTCTAAGGGAGAGCATAGCAAGAAAAGTGAAATCGTATGTTATGAGTGGAATAGGTTGAGCCATTTGAAGACACAATGTCCCGAAGTcaaaaaatcaatgaaaaaggcaaaaagaagAGCTATGCTTGCTGCATGGGATGAAGTTG
It encodes:
- the LOC131327402 gene encoding uncharacterized protein LOC131327402, encoding MKRKMRRAKRTFKRDGSKGEHSKKSEIVCYEWNRLSHLKTQCPEVKKSMKKAKRRAMLAAWDEVDVSSSEENSEHEIANLCLIAHGEEEIDVRSKVNVRR